A genomic region of Trichothermofontia sichuanensis B231 contains the following coding sequences:
- the rplQ gene encoding 50S ribosomal protein L17 has translation MRHGRRVPKLGRPADQRRAMLRALTTQLLQNGRIVTTKARAKAVRAEADRIITLAKDGSLAARRQVLGYIYDKNLVHSLFAQVGERYGNRQGGYTRILRTVNRQGDNAEMALLELV, from the coding sequence ATGCGTCACGGTCGTCGAGTTCCCAAATTAGGTAGGCCTGCCGATCAACGGCGGGCGATGCTGCGTGCCCTGACCACGCAATTGCTGCAAAATGGTCGTATTGTGACGACAAAGGCCCGTGCTAAGGCTGTGCGTGCGGAAGCTGATCGCATTATTACGCTGGCAAAGGACGGTAGTCTAGCTGCGCGTCGTCAGGTACTGGGCTACATTTATGATAAAAACCTGGTCCATTCCCTGTTCGCCCAAGTGGGTGAACGCTATGGTAACCGTCAAGGGGGCTATACGCGGATTTTGCGTACAGTTAACCGACAGGGTGATAATGCCGAAATGGCGCTGTTGGAATTAGTCTAG
- the truA gene encoding tRNA pseudouridine(38-40) synthase TruA: MPLAISESSGSEKADQRTRAVEPQRIALLLQYVGTHFHGWQAQPQQRTVQAELEAAIAEIVGHPIRVTGAGRTDTGVHAAGQVAHFDVVSPIPAARWPRVINNRLPGDISITAAAVVGPDWHARFSATWRRYRYTLYTGSRPNLFVRPFSWHYYYAPLDVGAMRAALEPLLGRHHLAAFHRSNSNRDHSWVEVQAVTCQAQGPFIEIEVQANAFLYGMMRLLVGLLVQVGRRQRSPEEFTQLWLTEQREQVKYAAPPQGLCLLGVGYPNNLFLTVDQDSSSQPHFYLGQDFPLQSSSG; the protein is encoded by the coding sequence TTGCCTTTAGCAATTTCTGAATCCTCTGGATCGGAGAAGGCGGATCAGCGCACACGCGCAGTCGAGCCACAGCGAATTGCTCTGTTGCTGCAATATGTAGGTACCCATTTTCACGGCTGGCAGGCGCAACCCCAGCAGCGCACCGTGCAGGCAGAATTGGAGGCTGCGATCGCGGAGATTGTTGGACATCCGATTCGGGTCACAGGTGCAGGTCGTACAGATACTGGAGTGCATGCAGCCGGGCAAGTAGCCCATTTTGATGTGGTTTCACCGATTCCTGCCGCGCGGTGGCCAAGGGTTATTAACAATCGGTTGCCGGGGGATATTTCGATTACGGCAGCGGCAGTCGTAGGGCCAGATTGGCACGCTCGTTTTTCGGCTACTTGGCGACGGTATCGCTACACCCTTTATACGGGCAGTCGTCCCAATTTGTTTGTGCGGCCTTTTTCCTGGCATTATTACTATGCCCCCCTAGATGTGGGGGCAATGCGGGCGGCCTTGGAACCTTTGTTGGGGCGTCACCACCTAGCTGCCTTTCACCGGTCGAATTCCAATCGGGATCATTCTTGGGTTGAGGTTCAGGCCGTGACCTGCCAGGCGCAGGGGCCGTTCATTGAAATTGAAGTGCAGGCGAATGCCTTCCTCTATGGCATGATGCGGCTATTGGTGGGGTTATTAGTACAGGTGGGTCGAAGGCAGCGATCGCCGGAGGAATTTACCCAACTTTGGCTTACAGAACAGCGGGAGCAAGTGAAATATGCTGCTCCCCCCCAAGGACTGTGTTTATTAGGGGTAGGATATCCGAATAACCTCTTCTTAACAGTTGATCAGGATAGTAGTAGTCAACCCCACTTTTACCTGGGGCAGGATTTCCCTCTACAGTCGTCTTCTGGATAA
- a CDS encoding cation-transporting P-type ATPase, protein MLAYSQSHVYHALSLPAVMQVCETNLETGLTPEEVARRGEIYGWNQLPIQPGKPAWLRFLWQFHQPLLYILLVAGTIKALLGAWTNALVIWGVTVINAVIGYVQETKAEGAIASLAKAVTTESTVLREGQLLQVLSEELVVGDIVLLTSGDKVPADLRLCKTRNLQIDESALTGESVPAEKSIDPLPAETPLADRVNMAYAGSFVTFGQGTGVVVATAGATEVGKISQAMAQRVNLSTPLTRKFAKFSRILLYAILTLAALTFAIGWGRGGSWYEMFEAAVALAVSAIPEGLPAVVTITLAIGVNRMARRHAIIRKLPAVETLGSATVICSDKTGTLTENQMTVQAIYAGGQHYTVSGSGYSPKGDIQTEDHQRCCVDTLPPALEACLMAGVLCNDASLKQIGEHWSVVGDPTEGALITVAAKADLTQMGLVAHRPRLDSIPFASEYQYMATLHDTDPPLIYVKGAVEALLPRCDRQMNAQGEVVPLDPADVAPVVTQMTGQGLRVLAFAQKIGRPHQHAIEHSDLDTGLVFLGLQGMIDPPRPEAIAAVHACQSAGIRVKMITGDHIATACAIAQRLGIATNGQVLAFEGQQLARMDDHALVEAIGSGDVFARVAPTQKLRLVEALQAKGEIVAMTGDGVNDAPALKQADIGIAMGKGGTEVAREAADMLLTDDNFASIVAAVEEGRAVYQNLRKAIAFLLPVNGGESMTILISALFARDLPILSLQVLWLNMINSITMTVPLAFEPKPPNLMQQPPRPPQEPLLTARLLRRILTVSLFNWVLIFGLFEWVEAQTGDVDLARTMAIQSLVAARIVYLLSISQLGLSLGHYLSRRSQSLTPAPVLILGIAIAVSLQVLFSQLPVMNWLFKTAPLTRQQAALCLLPMLPMIPVALLANWLDPSLAKHSVAAAKSEK, encoded by the coding sequence ATGCTTGCCTACTCACAGTCGCATGTTTATCACGCATTATCTCTGCCTGCTGTCATGCAGGTGTGTGAGACGAATCTTGAAACCGGGTTAACTCCAGAGGAAGTCGCCCGACGTGGGGAAATTTATGGTTGGAACCAACTCCCTATCCAACCAGGTAAACCCGCCTGGTTACGCTTTCTCTGGCAGTTTCACCAACCTTTGCTCTACATCCTGTTGGTGGCGGGCACAATTAAGGCGTTGTTGGGGGCGTGGACCAATGCGTTGGTTATTTGGGGGGTAACGGTTATCAATGCGGTCATTGGCTATGTGCAAGAAACTAAAGCCGAAGGGGCGATCGCGTCCCTTGCCAAGGCAGTTACTACTGAGAGCACCGTCCTGCGGGAAGGCCAACTGCTTCAGGTGCTATCAGAAGAGCTAGTGGTGGGGGATATTGTCCTGCTGACCTCAGGCGATAAGGTGCCTGCCGATTTGCGCCTATGTAAAACCCGTAACCTCCAGATTGACGAGTCGGCTCTGACCGGTGAATCCGTCCCCGCCGAAAAGTCGATCGACCCGCTACCCGCCGAGACGCCCCTCGCTGATCGGGTCAATATGGCCTATGCCGGGAGTTTTGTCACCTTTGGCCAGGGAACTGGGGTCGTCGTGGCCACAGCGGGAGCGACCGAGGTCGGCAAAATTTCTCAGGCAATGGCGCAGCGGGTTAACCTGAGTACGCCCCTCACCCGCAAGTTTGCTAAGTTCAGTCGCATCTTACTTTATGCCATCCTGACCCTGGCGGCCCTGACCTTTGCGATCGGCTGGGGACGGGGTGGCTCCTGGTATGAGATGTTTGAGGCGGCTGTGGCGCTGGCAGTGAGTGCGATTCCCGAAGGATTACCCGCTGTCGTGACCATTACCCTGGCGATCGGGGTGAACCGGATGGCCCGCCGTCATGCCATTATTCGCAAGCTACCGGCAGTGGAGACGTTGGGGAGTGCCACCGTCATTTGTTCTGACAAAACTGGTACCCTGACGGAAAACCAGATGACTGTTCAGGCCATTTATGCCGGGGGACAACACTACACCGTGAGCGGCAGTGGTTACAGTCCTAAGGGCGACATCCAAACGGAGGATCACCAGCGCTGCTGTGTTGACACTTTGCCACCAGCCCTCGAAGCCTGTCTCATGGCTGGGGTTCTCTGTAATGATGCGTCCCTGAAACAAATTGGGGAACACTGGTCTGTGGTGGGTGATCCTACCGAAGGTGCCCTGATTACGGTAGCGGCCAAGGCTGATTTGACCCAGATGGGCTTAGTCGCGCATCGACCCCGTCTGGACTCGATCCCATTTGCATCCGAGTACCAGTACATGGCCACTCTGCACGATACAGACCCGCCCCTGATCTATGTCAAGGGTGCGGTTGAGGCGTTGTTACCGCGTTGTGATCGCCAGATGAATGCGCAAGGCGAGGTCGTTCCCCTTGATCCGGCTGACGTGGCACCGGTGGTTACCCAGATGACTGGTCAGGGCTTGCGGGTACTCGCCTTTGCCCAAAAAATAGGCCGTCCCCACCAACACGCGATCGAGCATAGCGACCTTGACACCGGGTTAGTATTCCTTGGACTTCAGGGCATGATTGATCCGCCCCGCCCCGAAGCGATCGCTGCCGTTCATGCCTGTCAGTCAGCGGGCATTCGGGTGAAGATGATCACGGGTGACCACATTGCCACCGCCTGCGCGATCGCCCAGCGCCTGGGGATTGCAACCAATGGCCAGGTGTTGGCTTTTGAAGGGCAGCAACTGGCCAGGATGGACGATCACGCCTTAGTCGAAGCGATCGGCAGTGGAGATGTCTTTGCCAGGGTAGCCCCGACCCAAAAACTCCGCCTTGTGGAAGCACTTCAGGCCAAAGGGGAGATTGTGGCCATGACCGGGGATGGGGTCAATGATGCCCCCGCCTTAAAACAAGCAGATATTGGGATTGCAATGGGCAAAGGGGGCACGGAAGTAGCCCGTGAAGCGGCAGATATGTTGTTAACCGATGATAACTTTGCCTCGATCGTCGCCGCTGTAGAAGAAGGGCGGGCGGTTTATCAAAACCTGCGCAAAGCGATCGCCTTCCTATTGCCCGTGAATGGGGGCGAATCGATGACGATTTTAATTAGTGCCTTATTCGCACGGGATTTGCCCATTCTCTCCTTGCAAGTCCTGTGGCTCAACATGATCAACTCCATCACCATGACCGTGCCCCTAGCCTTTGAACCCAAGCCTCCCAATTTAATGCAGCAGCCCCCCCGCCCTCCCCAGGAACCCCTACTGACCGCCCGACTCTTGCGCCGCATCCTAACCGTTTCCCTCTTTAACTGGGTGTTAATCTTCGGCCTGTTTGAGTGGGTAGAAGCGCAAACCGGCGATGTTGACCTAGCCCGGACAATGGCCATTCAATCCCTGGTCGCCGCCCGCATTGTGTACCTCCTCAGCATTAGCCAGCTAGGCTTGAGCCTAGGGCACTATCTCAGCCGCCGCTCGCAATCGCTGACCCCCGCCCCAGTCCTAATCCTGGGAATTGCGATCGCAGTCAGTTTACAAGTTCTATTTAGCCAGCTCCCCGTCATGAACTGGCTCTTTAAGACAGCCCCCTTAACCCGACAACAGGCTGCCCTTTGCCTACTCCCCATGCTACCCATGATTCCCGTCGCCCTGTTAGCCAACTGGCTCGATCCCAGCTTAGCCAAACATTCCGTTGCGGCAGCCAAAAGTGAAAAGTGA
- a CDS encoding ABC transporter ATP-binding protein codes for MRSQWGTIAIGLVCIGGYVLATLFLIYLAGQLATPFGQGDVAGVARLAGTAALVFLVRGIFQTGQDIFMAKAALQMALDLRKQVYRHLHCLDFDYFESAPTGDLVYRLTEDIDRIGEVVNKLLHQFIPCAVQLATIPIYMIYLNWQLTLATLIVAPVMGVLIGWFGERLRGFSRVSQNRVSNLANLLTEVFSGVRLVKAFAAEEYEIQRFSVEAERSRRAKYRTERLKAIQIPIIGFLEALSALFLLLVGGWQIAQGNLSVDGFLSYVTAAALLIDPISLVTQNYNEFKQSEASVDRIFELFAVQPTVIEVPNAPALPAITGKVEYRNVSFAYGGQRLPASDAAGEGQASSRQQAADSSEALGKGLSRPVPVLHHLNLLALPGEMIALVGATGAGKTTLVNLLPRFYDPQAGQILIDGIDIRTVSLASLRQQIGIVPQETILFSGTIAQNIAFGQARFDLEAVQYAARIANAHQFISQFPDGYHTWVGERGINLSGGQRQRLAIARAVLLNPRILILDEATSALDSESEALVQEALERLMRDRTVFIIAHRLATVRRADRILVLQNGQIVESGTHAELLAAGRYYARLYTQQFQD; via the coding sequence TTGCGATCCCAATGGGGAACGATCGCGATCGGGTTGGTCTGTATTGGCGGTTATGTTCTGGCCACATTGTTTCTGATTTACCTAGCGGGGCAGTTAGCCACCCCCTTTGGCCAGGGTGACGTGGCGGGGGTGGCCCGGTTAGCCGGGACAGCAGCGCTCGTTTTTCTGGTCCGGGGGATTTTCCAAACGGGTCAGGATATTTTTATGGCAAAGGCGGCGCTCCAGATGGCGCTGGATTTGCGGAAACAGGTGTATCGCCACCTCCATTGCCTGGATTTTGACTACTTTGAGTCAGCTCCCACCGGCGACTTGGTCTATCGGTTGACCGAGGATATCGATCGCATTGGCGAGGTGGTCAATAAGCTGCTGCACCAATTCATTCCCTGTGCAGTTCAGTTGGCGACCATTCCGATTTACATGATTTATCTCAACTGGCAGTTAACCCTGGCAACGTTGATTGTGGCCCCGGTGATGGGGGTGCTGATTGGCTGGTTTGGGGAGCGGCTGCGGGGCTTTTCGCGGGTGAGTCAGAATCGGGTGTCTAATCTGGCAAATCTGCTGACGGAGGTGTTTAGTGGCGTGCGGCTGGTTAAAGCATTTGCAGCAGAAGAGTACGAAATCCAGCGGTTTAGCGTTGAGGCCGAGCGCAGTCGGCGGGCCAAGTATCGGACGGAACGGCTGAAGGCGATCCAGATTCCGATTATTGGGTTCCTCGAAGCCCTGAGTGCCCTGTTTCTGTTGCTGGTGGGTGGCTGGCAGATTGCCCAAGGGAATCTGAGTGTGGATGGCTTTCTTAGCTATGTGACGGCGGCAGCCTTGTTGATTGATCCGATCTCGCTGGTAACGCAGAATTACAACGAGTTTAAGCAAAGCGAGGCATCGGTCGATCGCATTTTTGAGTTATTCGCGGTCCAACCGACGGTGATTGAGGTGCCCAATGCACCCGCTTTACCGGCGATTACGGGGAAGGTCGAGTACCGCAATGTGAGTTTTGCCTATGGTGGCCAGCGTTTACCGGCCAGTGATGCGGCAGGGGAAGGGCAGGCAAGCAGCAGACAGCAGGCAGCAGACAGCAGTGAGGCGTTGGGAAAAGGTTTGTCTCGTCCTGTTCCGGTGCTGCACCACCTCAATTTACTGGCGCTACCGGGTGAGATGATTGCGCTGGTGGGGGCAACGGGGGCAGGTAAGACAACGCTGGTAAATTTATTGCCCCGCTTTTATGATCCGCAGGCCGGTCAAATCCTGATTGATGGGATTGATATTCGCACGGTGAGTCTGGCGAGTTTACGGCAGCAAATTGGGATTGTTCCCCAGGAAACGATTTTATTTTCAGGAACGATCGCCCAGAATATTGCTTTTGGGCAGGCGAGGTTCGATCTGGAGGCGGTGCAATATGCAGCTCGGATTGCCAATGCCCACCAGTTTATCAGTCAGTTTCCCGATGGTTACCACACCTGGGTGGGGGAACGGGGCATCAACCTGTCGGGGGGCCAACGGCAGCGGCTGGCGATCGCGCGGGCAGTGTTGCTCAATCCCCGCATTTTGATCCTGGATGAAGCTACCTCAGCGCTGGATTCGGAGTCGGAGGCGTTGGTCCAGGAGGCCCTGGAACGGTTGATGCGCGATCGCACGGTATTCATTATTGCCCACCGCTTGGCAACGGTGCGGCGGGCCGATCGCATCCTAGTCTTGCAAAATGGTCAGATTGTGGAGTCGGGCACCCATGCAGAGTTGTTAGCCGCAGGACGCTATTATGCGCGTCTCTATACGCAGCAATTTCAGGATTGA
- a CDS encoding pentapeptide repeat-containing protein, protein MNAAELLKRYADGERNFNNEKLHGVRLAGADLRDANFRGAILTDADLSRANLSNAVFREANLSGAMLGGANLQAAILITANLISANLIEANLEGAGLRGVISSEANLHRANLRHANLGESNFSGANFDDANLTDAVLNRAKLVEVSFARANLTNANLTNALMTGCNLQKANLTNAILTGVNLQDANLREADLSHANLINASLPKADLSYAKLRGANLSWASLQNAILVEANFYRVNLHWANLTRADLTRANLLNADMERLTMRDAILTGAMMPDGTIHE, encoded by the coding sequence ATGAATGCTGCTGAATTGCTCAAGCGCTATGCCGATGGCGAGCGGAATTTTAATAACGAGAAACTACATGGCGTTCGGCTGGCGGGGGCTGACTTACGCGATGCGAACTTTCGGGGCGCGATTCTAACGGATGCGGATTTGAGTCGGGCGAATCTTAGCAATGCAGTGTTTCGGGAGGCCAACCTGAGTGGTGCCATGTTGGGGGGAGCCAACCTGCAAGCCGCCATCCTCATTACTGCCAATTTGATCAGTGCCAACCTGATTGAAGCCAATCTTGAGGGGGCAGGCTTACGCGGCGTAATTTCCAGCGAAGCGAACTTACACCGGGCCAATCTGCGCCATGCGAATTTAGGAGAGTCGAATTTTAGTGGGGCTAATTTCGATGACGCCAACCTGACGGATGCGGTACTGAACCGGGCCAAACTGGTGGAAGTGAGTTTTGCACGGGCGAATTTAACGAATGCAAACCTTACAAATGCCCTGATGACAGGCTGTAATTTACAAAAGGCGAATCTGACGAATGCGATTCTGACGGGGGTAAATTTGCAGGACGCGAATCTGCGCGAGGCCGATCTCAGCCATGCCAATTTGATCAATGCCAGCTTGCCCAAAGCTGATCTCAGCTATGCCAAGTTGCGCGGGGCCAATCTCAGTTGGGCATCGCTGCAAAATGCCATTCTGGTGGAGGCGAATTTCTATCGGGTTAACCTACACTGGGCGAATCTGACCCGGGCAGATTTAACCAGGGCTAATTTACTGAATGCGGATATGGAGCGCCTGACGATGCGGGATGCCATTTTGACGGGGGCGATGATGCCGGATGGGACCATCCATGAGTAG
- the ilvD gene encoding dihydroxy-acid dehydratase: protein MSDNFRSQVITQGVQRSPNRAMLRAVGFGDEDFSKPIVGIANGYSTITPCNVGLNDLAKRAEQGLKQAGAMPQVFGTITISDGISMGTEGMKYSLVSREVIADSIETVCNGQGMDGVLAIGGCDKNMPGAMIAIARMNIPAIFVYGGTIKPGRYNGRDLTIVSAFEAVGQYSAGNISEAELLGVERNACPGAGSCGGMYTANTMSSVFEAMGMSLMYSSTMAAEDEEKADSTEESAKVLVEAIRQRIRPRQLLTRKAFENAIAVVMAVGGSTNAVLHLLAIAHAAEVPLTLDDFVTIRDRVPVLCDLKPSGRYVTTDFHRAGGVPQVMKMLLVNSVLHGDALTITGKTIAEQLADIPAEPPRDQDVIRPWSNPLYPQGHLVILKGNLATEGAVAKISGVKKPSITGPARVFESEETCLQAILDGQIKAGDVIVIRYEGPKGGPGMREMLAPTSAIIGAGLGDSVGLITDGRFSGGTYGLVVGHVAPEAAVGGTIALLQEGDSITIDANARLLQVNLSDAELAQRRANWQAPPPRYTRGVLAKYAKLVSSSSQGAVTDANLD, encoded by the coding sequence ATGTCGGACAATTTCAGAAGCCAGGTTATTACCCAGGGCGTACAACGATCGCCCAACCGCGCCATGCTCCGGGCCGTCGGCTTTGGCGATGAGGACTTCAGCAAGCCGATCGTGGGGATTGCCAATGGCTACAGCACGATCACACCCTGTAATGTGGGTCTCAATGATCTGGCCAAGCGGGCGGAACAGGGTCTCAAACAGGCGGGAGCGATGCCCCAGGTCTTTGGCACGATTACGATCAGTGATGGGATTTCAATGGGCACGGAGGGGATGAAGTATTCCCTGGTGTCGCGGGAGGTGATTGCCGACTCGATCGAAACCGTCTGCAATGGACAGGGTATGGATGGCGTCCTGGCGATCGGTGGCTGTGACAAGAATATGCCGGGAGCGATGATCGCGATCGCCCGCATGAATATCCCTGCCATCTTTGTCTACGGCGGCACGATTAAACCCGGTCGCTACAACGGGCGTGATTTAACGATCGTCAGTGCCTTTGAAGCCGTGGGACAATACAGCGCGGGCAACATCAGCGAGGCTGAACTTTTGGGGGTCGAGCGCAATGCTTGTCCGGGGGCCGGTTCCTGCGGGGGGATGTACACGGCTAATACCATGTCCTCGGTGTTTGAGGCGATGGGCATGAGTTTGATGTATTCCTCGACGATGGCGGCTGAGGATGAGGAGAAGGCCGATAGCACCGAAGAATCGGCGAAGGTCTTGGTGGAGGCGATTCGGCAGCGAATCCGGCCCCGTCAACTCCTGACGCGCAAGGCCTTTGAGAATGCGATCGCAGTGGTGATGGCCGTGGGGGGATCGACCAATGCGGTTCTGCACTTGCTGGCGATCGCCCATGCGGCAGAGGTTCCCCTCACCCTGGATGATTTTGTGACGATTCGCGATCGGGTACCCGTGCTGTGTGATCTCAAACCGTCGGGCCGCTACGTTACCACTGATTTTCACCGGGCGGGGGGGGTTCCCCAGGTGATGAAGATGCTGCTGGTGAATAGCGTTCTCCACGGCGATGCCCTGACCATTACCGGGAAAACCATTGCCGAACAATTGGCTGACATCCCGGCGGAACCGCCTCGTGATCAGGACGTTATCCGTCCGTGGTCTAATCCCCTCTATCCCCAAGGACACTTGGTCATCCTCAAGGGGAACCTGGCGACGGAAGGGGCCGTGGCCAAAATTTCCGGCGTGAAAAAGCCCAGTATAACCGGGCCAGCGCGGGTCTTTGAATCGGAAGAAACCTGCCTGCAGGCGATCCTCGATGGCCAGATCAAAGCTGGCGATGTGATTGTGATCCGCTACGAAGGTCCCAAAGGTGGCCCTGGTATGCGGGAAATGCTGGCCCCCACTTCCGCGATTATTGGTGCGGGGCTGGGGGATTCCGTGGGCCTGATTACCGACGGGCGGTTTTCCGGTGGTACCTACGGTTTGGTCGTGGGCCATGTGGCTCCGGAAGCTGCCGTGGGGGGCACGATCGCCCTGCTCCAGGAGGGGGATTCGATCACGATCGACGCCAACGCCCGCCTGCTCCAGGTCAACCTGTCCGACGCGGAACTGGCCCAACGGCGGGCCAACTGGCAGGCGCCCCCCCCTCGCTATACCCGTGGCGTTCTGGCCAAGTATGCCAAACTCGTCTCCTCCAGCAGCCAAGGAGCCGTGACCGACGCCAATCTGGACTAG
- a CDS encoding MGMT family protein, with the protein MSSYAAIYGIVRQIPYGQVATYGQVATLAALPGQARLVGYALYRVAPDSDIPWHRVINAKGTISHSSLRRGSDYLQQVRLEAEGVVFNANGQLDVRQYQWRPDAAAMMSDNRKDSRAETTPVKPDG; encoded by the coding sequence ATGTCCAGCTATGCTGCCATCTATGGGATCGTGCGTCAGATTCCCTATGGCCAGGTAGCCACCTACGGCCAGGTGGCCACCTTAGCGGCCTTGCCGGGACAGGCACGACTGGTGGGTTATGCCCTCTATCGGGTTGCTCCCGACTCAGATATTCCTTGGCATCGAGTCATCAACGCGAAAGGAACCATTTCCCATTCCAGCCTGCGGCGGGGAAGCGACTATCTTCAGCAGGTACGGCTGGAGGCAGAGGGAGTTGTATTTAATGCCAATGGTCAGCTTGATGTGCGCCAATACCAGTGGCGACCGGATGCTGCGGCGATGATGTCAGACAATCGCAAGGACTCCCGCGCCGAGACAACCCCAGTCAAACCTGACGGGTAG
- a CDS encoding response regulator — protein MMTSSNSVAIDSGMAQRLPLKILLAEDVIVNQRVALRMLDRLGYQADAVSNGEEVLVALRRQTYDLVFLDVQMPKMDGLETAQCIRQEWPADQRPWLVAMTAHALEGDRESCLQAGMDDYVSKPIRFEALVKALERCATRQV, from the coding sequence ATGATGACGTCTAGTAATTCGGTTGCGATCGATAGTGGGATGGCTCAGCGGTTACCCCTCAAAATTTTGCTGGCTGAAGATGTCATTGTGAATCAAAGAGTTGCCCTCCGGATGCTCGATCGTCTCGGTTATCAAGCGGATGCTGTCTCCAATGGGGAAGAAGTCCTGGTGGCGCTGCGTCGTCAGACCTACGATCTCGTGTTTCTAGATGTCCAAATGCCCAAGATGGACGGCCTAGAGACGGCCCAGTGCATTCGCCAGGAATGGCCAGCCGATCAGCGACCCTGGCTAGTCGCGATGACCGCCCATGCCCTAGAAGGCGATCGCGAATCCTGTCTGCAAGCGGGGATGGATGACTACGTGAGTAAACCGATTCGCTTTGAAGCCTTGGTGAAGGCCCTGGAGCGTTGCGCTACCCGTCAGGTTTGA